The Thalassotalea psychrophila genome window below encodes:
- a CDS encoding VWA domain-containing protein: MIEFAYPWAFVLLALPFIVYLVAPAYKEQRDSLQVPYFKRLVEVSGEQPRAGAVLLKRRTIQKVLLVIGWIALIVAIAKPEYVGEPIEQKKSAREIMVALDLSGSMSEQDFTDQTGNKVDRLVASKIVMKEFASQRQGDRLGLILFADAAYLQAPFTDDISTWQNLLDDTQLGYAGFATAFGDAIGLAIATFEQEKSKQRILILLTDGDDTGSKMTPIKAAEIAAKHDIKIYTIAVGDPSSKGVYKMDLPTLEKVAEITNGASFEAQNKAQLQLAYETINNLEKQQYETLSYRPRTSVHHWAFAVYFIANLLVVLIFLTAQLIKQKTVKNLPVNERNDVSNKVSKGEAHG, translated from the coding sequence ATGATTGAATTTGCATACCCTTGGGCTTTTGTCTTACTAGCTTTACCTTTTATAGTTTATTTAGTGGCGCCTGCTTACAAAGAACAACGAGACTCGTTGCAAGTTCCTTATTTTAAAAGGTTGGTAGAGGTTTCTGGAGAGCAACCTCGCGCCGGTGCTGTGCTATTAAAACGACGTACAATACAAAAAGTATTGCTAGTGATTGGTTGGATTGCACTTATTGTTGCCATTGCTAAGCCTGAATATGTTGGCGAGCCAATTGAACAGAAAAAATCAGCTCGTGAAATTATGGTGGCTTTAGATTTATCTGGCTCTATGTCTGAACAAGACTTTACTGATCAAACTGGTAATAAAGTTGATCGCTTGGTTGCTTCAAAAATTGTAATGAAAGAGTTTGCCAGTCAGCGTCAAGGCGATCGTTTAGGTTTAATATTATTTGCAGACGCGGCTTACCTACAAGCGCCTTTTACCGATGACATTTCTACCTGGCAAAATTTACTTGATGATACGCAATTAGGGTATGCAGGGTTTGCTACCGCATTTGGCGATGCCATTGGTTTAGCAATAGCAACGTTTGAGCAAGAAAAGAGCAAGCAGCGGATATTGATTTTACTTACTGATGGCGACGATACCGGCTCTAAAATGACACCAATAAAAGCAGCTGAAATTGCAGCCAAACATGATATTAAAATTTACACCATAGCGGTAGGCGACCCAAGTAGCAAAGGTGTTTATAAAATGGACTTACCAACGTTGGAAAAAGTCGCTGAAATCACCAATGGAGCAAGTTTTGAAGCACAAAATAAAGCTCAACTACAATTGGCATACGAAACTATAAATAACCTAGAAAAACAGCAATACGAAACATTGTCATATCGACCACGCACCAGTGTTCACCATTGGGCGTTTGCTGTTTATTTCATTGCTAACTTGTTGGTAGTGTTAATATTTTTAACTGCACAGTTAATAAAGCAAAAAACAGTGAAAAACCTTCCTGTTAATGAACGCAATGATGTAAGCAATAAAGTGAGCAAGGGAGAAGCACATGGGTGA
- a CDS encoding DUF1254 domain-containing protein, with translation MNKIVLTAVLSLNILAFSASAGDMATNLDQFFSKSGTVATEENYPTLETSRQLLKTQDQVGVNQLLHKRELTPTDQQPVVRMNRDTYYTFAVVDTSKGAYITMPEVPEGTYMSVQPVTEDHRIQAMVYGSGNFNLSTHDGNYLHLVIRLDSTLPKAEAHKYQDLMKITAKSSIPFTSKPVNKESFHKVEADLKAQMPALFKAEGAEALYGMFTDPRDSSKEMFTEKKYAIGAAIGWGGAQLKDNVYEVSGNYAADKCYQATFEDPKNRAFWSFTVYDKNGFMFNDLASLSSNSATANKDGTYTMSFGCGDDAINNIKTKNETGMFNLGIRHYMPSDKVINGYRLLPLLKAK, from the coding sequence ATGAATAAAATAGTTTTAACAGCAGTACTAAGCTTAAACATTTTAGCATTTTCAGCGTCTGCTGGAGACATGGCTACCAATTTAGATCAGTTTTTTAGTAAAAGTGGTACCGTAGCAACAGAAGAAAACTACCCTACGTTAGAAACATCGCGTCAGTTATTGAAAACTCAAGATCAAGTGGGTGTAAACCAATTGCTTCATAAACGCGAATTAACACCAACAGACCAACAGCCCGTTGTTCGCATGAACCGCGATACTTACTATACATTTGCAGTAGTAGATACTTCTAAAGGTGCTTATATTACAATGCCTGAAGTTCCTGAAGGCACATACATGTCTGTTCAACCAGTAACTGAAGATCATCGTATTCAAGCCATGGTTTATGGCTCTGGTAACTTTAATTTATCTACGCATGATGGTAACTATCTTCACCTGGTTATTCGTTTAGATTCAACGCTACCAAAAGCAGAAGCTCATAAATACCAAGATCTTATGAAAATAACGGCTAAGTCTAGTATTCCATTTACATCAAAACCAGTAAATAAAGAGTCATTTCATAAAGTCGAAGCCGATTTAAAAGCACAAATGCCAGCATTGTTTAAAGCCGAAGGTGCAGAAGCTTTATATGGTATGTTTACTGATCCTCGTGATTCTTCAAAAGAAATGTTTACTGAAAAAAAATATGCGATAGGCGCAGCAATAGGTTGGGGTGGTGCACAACTTAAAGACAATGTTTACGAAGTATCTGGAAACTATGCTGCAGATAAGTGTTATCAAGCAACGTTTGAAGATCCTAAAAACAGAGCGTTTTGGTCTTTCACTGTTTACGACAAAAATGGCTTTATGTTTAACGACCTTGCTAGCTTGAGTTCAAATTCTGCGACAGCAAATAAAGACGGTACTTATACTATGAGTTTTGGTTGTGGTGATGATGCAATTAACAACATTAAAACCAAAAACGAAACTGGTATGTTTAACTTAGGTATTCGTCACTATATGCCTTCTGACAAAGTTATAAATGGCTATCGTTTATTACCATTACTAAAAGCTAAGTAA
- a CDS encoding AAA family ATPase gives MNQTLDTILQLKQQLQKSVIGQEHMVETLLVSLLTNGNVLLEGLPGTAKTRSIKALSQALSVDLGRVQFTPDLLPSDVTGTEIYQDIDGKPTLTFQQGPVFNNLLLADEINRSPAKVQAALLEAMEERQITVAGKTYKLPELFMVLATQNPVEQEGTYPLPEAQMDRFMMKINLDYPKFADEAKIIKLVRGEEKPVTEKVVPIDPQCIFDARTQIQDIHCSDAVLDYMVAIVIATREPENYSESPLAKWVSVGSSPRASIALDKCARSMAWLNGKDFVDPDDVRQVVHGVLRHRLILSYDALADGISADQVIDEILKQVAVA, from the coding sequence ATGAATCAAACACTTGATACCATATTGCAATTAAAGCAGCAGCTGCAAAAGTCTGTTATTGGACAGGAACATATGGTTGAAACACTATTAGTGTCGTTATTAACCAATGGTAATGTGTTGCTAGAAGGTTTACCCGGTACGGCAAAAACTCGTTCAATTAAAGCGCTCTCGCAAGCGCTTAGTGTTGATCTTGGGCGAGTACAATTTACCCCAGATTTATTACCGTCAGATGTTACTGGTACTGAAATTTATCAAGATATTGATGGCAAACCAACGTTAACCTTTCAGCAAGGGCCGGTATTTAATAATTTGTTGTTAGCCGATGAGATAAATCGCTCACCAGCGAAAGTTCAGGCTGCTCTTTTAGAGGCGATGGAAGAAAGGCAAATAACTGTAGCGGGTAAAACCTATAAGTTGCCTGAGTTATTTATGGTACTTGCCACGCAAAACCCTGTAGAGCAAGAGGGGACTTATCCATTGCCAGAAGCGCAAATGGACAGGTTCATGATGAAAATCAACCTTGATTACCCGAAGTTTGCTGATGAAGCGAAAATAATTAAATTAGTTCGCGGTGAAGAAAAACCAGTAACTGAAAAAGTTGTGCCAATTGACCCACAATGTATTTTCGATGCTCGAACGCAAATACAAGACATTCATTGTAGTGATGCTGTACTTGATTACATGGTTGCCATCGTTATCGCCACTCGAGAGCCTGAGAATTATTCTGAATCTCCATTAGCTAAATGGGTTAGCGTTGGCTCAAGCCCACGAGCAAGTATTGCATTAGATAAATGTGCGCGTTCAATGGCTTGGCTTAATGGTAAAGACTTTGTTGACCCAGATGATGTTCGTCAAGTTGTTCATGGCGTATTAAGGCATCGGTTAATTTTAAGTTACGATGCATTGGCCGATGGTATTAGCGCCGACCAAGTCATTGATGAAATTTTGAAGCAAGTCGCTGTCGCATAA
- a CDS encoding tetratricopeptide repeat protein has translation MVNIQQTRHFQGATDKPKVTLAGTLTKLRAKRKQIFTAVILVLSISIYLQPQSFINLWLTRDQQAKIYFERGEFEKAALTFASQKWVAHSYYLNGNFEQAASVYAQFDDVDSIFSKANANAHKGKFELAIEQFEQVLKLQEDHAGAMNNMALLQKIMKSMTKKPSASDDELSNENQVLRKQKGDIEDKKDEPKAKSVSDELWLEQVQKNPGKFLQKKFQQEHINASK, from the coding sequence ATGGTAAATATTCAACAAACAAGGCATTTTCAAGGTGCAACCGATAAACCTAAAGTAACACTTGCAGGCACTTTAACTAAATTGCGAGCTAAGCGTAAGCAAATTTTTACTGCCGTTATCCTTGTATTATCAATTAGCATTTACTTGCAGCCACAAAGTTTTATCAATCTTTGGTTAACAAGGGATCAGCAAGCTAAAATTTACTTTGAACGTGGTGAATTTGAAAAGGCTGCATTAACATTTGCAAGCCAAAAATGGGTTGCACATAGCTATTATTTAAATGGCAACTTTGAGCAAGCAGCCTCTGTATATGCTCAATTTGATGATGTCGATTCCATATTTTCAAAGGCAAACGCTAATGCTCACAAAGGTAAGTTTGAGCTGGCTATAGAGCAGTTTGAACAAGTATTGAAGTTGCAGGAAGATCATGCAGGAGCCATGAATAACATGGCTTTATTGCAAAAAATAATGAAGTCGATGACCAAAAAACCAAGCGCTAGCGATGACGAACTATCAAATGAAAACCAAGTTTTACGTAAACAAAAAGGTGACATAGAAGATAAAAAGGACGAGCCTAAAGCTAAGTCCGTTTCAGATGAACTGTGGTTAGAACAAGTGCAGAAAAACCCTGGTAAATTTTTGCAAAAGAAATTTCAACAGGAGCATATAAATGCGAGCAAATAA
- a CDS encoding TetR/AcrR family transcriptional regulator: protein MARPVKTEHGKGNVDWTKQQLINAAAEQFSKLGFQGASLSKIREKVGVKNSTILYHFKSKEGLYLAVTEHLEQSFAQMIDDLFQQYEDASAFERFYQFCNTLQQWGSTQQYFTSIAIQEMMNRELHSANSMFYQNFGKRLEQTVDFIKGDDEEVIWQKVNWKIYIVNVFLSILLGQAVSVAIPIALSISEEDYKQQHINEVIRSQLLALVNDRSVAEEFLETK from the coding sequence ATGGCAAGACCGGTAAAAACAGAACACGGCAAAGGAAATGTCGACTGGACTAAGCAACAGCTAATTAATGCTGCGGCTGAGCAATTTTCAAAGCTTGGCTTTCAAGGCGCTTCGCTAAGTAAAATTAGAGAGAAAGTAGGCGTAAAAAACTCAACTATTTTGTATCATTTTAAATCTAAAGAGGGTTTATATTTAGCGGTAACTGAGCATTTAGAACAAAGCTTTGCCCAAATGATAGATGATTTATTTCAGCAATATGAAGACGCCTCTGCTTTTGAGCGCTTCTATCAATTTTGTAATACCCTGCAGCAATGGGGGTCAACTCAGCAGTACTTTACCAGTATTGCTATTCAAGAAATGATGAACCGTGAACTCCACAGTGCCAACAGCATGTTTTATCAAAACTTTGGTAAACGTTTAGAACAAACGGTTGATTTTATTAAAGGTGATGATGAAGAAGTGATATGGCAGAAGGTAAACTGGAAAATATATATCGTGAACGTGTTTTTATCTATATTGCTCGGTCAAGCAGTATCGGTAGCCATACCTATTGCGTTAAGTATTTCTGAAGAAGACTATAAACAGCAACATATTAATGAAGTAATTCGCAGCCAGTTGTTAGCATTAGTGAATGATAGAAGCGTTGCTGAAGAGTTTTTAGAAACAAAATAA
- a CDS encoding vWA domain-containing protein: protein MGDFIFSIWDGLALSQLSNFHFLRPLWLLSAIPLFIFYRLLVTKDDLFTQWRGYMSDKVIANLAQTESNKRLFTPKKLFAIFAVIATLVMAGPSWKQQQTPFFVDESVLIIALDVSESMQSSDLQPSRLLRAKQKINELLDMRGDAKTALVVYAGSAHIAMPITQDRKMIAHFLDVLDTNIMPAREKLEQSLIAPIERLLAQTKSPSTVLLVTDSTANNTATTFKEFFSKQAHQMVVWAIAENPDSGLASSAGLSGVQLDQLESLADAGNGTMVAFTHSSDDVKQVSRSIKNNMFLGDDNSQPWYDSGYLLLFILLVLQATWFRRGWTMQW, encoded by the coding sequence ATGGGTGATTTTATCTTCTCTATTTGGGATGGTTTGGCGTTATCACAACTATCAAACTTTCACTTTTTAAGGCCACTTTGGCTTTTATCAGCCATACCTTTATTTATTTTTTATCGATTACTAGTAACTAAAGATGATTTATTTACTCAATGGCGCGGTTATATGTCAGATAAAGTTATTGCCAACCTTGCACAAACAGAGTCAAACAAGCGTTTGTTCACGCCTAAAAAGTTGTTTGCTATTTTTGCTGTTATTGCAACATTAGTGATGGCGGGACCAAGTTGGAAACAACAACAAACGCCATTTTTTGTTGATGAGTCAGTGTTAATTATTGCCTTAGATGTTTCAGAGTCTATGCAGTCAAGTGACTTGCAGCCCTCTAGGTTATTACGGGCAAAGCAAAAAATTAATGAATTACTCGACATGCGAGGGGATGCAAAAACAGCATTGGTTGTTTACGCCGGCAGTGCTCATATTGCTATGCCAATTACGCAGGATAGGAAGATGATCGCTCATTTTCTTGATGTGCTAGATACTAATATAATGCCTGCAAGAGAAAAACTTGAACAATCACTTATTGCGCCAATTGAGCGACTGTTAGCACAGACAAAATCACCATCAACAGTGCTGCTTGTTACCGACAGCACGGCTAATAATACAGCCACAACATTTAAAGAATTCTTTAGCAAACAAGCACACCAAATGGTGGTATGGGCAATCGCAGAAAACCCAGACAGCGGCCTTGCGAGCAGTGCTGGCTTATCTGGTGTGCAACTTGATCAATTAGAAAGCTTAGCCGATGCAGGAAACGGCACTATGGTGGCATTTACTCATAGCTCTGATGATGTCAAACAAGTAAGCCGTTCAATTAAAAATAATATGTTTTTAGGCGATGATAATTCGCAGCCTTGGTACGACTCAGGTTATTTATTGTTGTTTATATTATTGGTTTTACAAGCGACTTGGTTTAGACGTGGGTGGACAATGCAATGGTAA
- a CDS encoding DUF4381 domain-containing protein, whose translation MAEALTNTITPNNSNPLLKDFSEISAPVDINWWPQTLGWQIILLIFICYLLYRIYLVFKRYVSNAYRRGALLQLAQLGNEKEDIKLIPQLLRSTALYAYERKVISPLLGANWEQWLDSQCKNAKFHSQFSGVLNNLAYSPEVDLEPQQLIAFKQQVAHWIANHRGMYD comes from the coding sequence ATGGCTGAAGCACTTACAAACACAATAACTCCTAATAATAGCAATCCTTTGCTAAAAGACTTTAGTGAGATATCTGCCCCTGTTGATATTAATTGGTGGCCGCAGACTCTTGGCTGGCAAATAATTTTACTGATTTTTATTTGCTACTTACTTTATAGAATTTATTTAGTATTTAAACGCTATGTGAGTAATGCTTATCGTCGTGGTGCGTTGTTGCAACTTGCCCAACTTGGCAATGAAAAAGAAGATATAAAATTGATCCCGCAGTTACTTAGAAGCACCGCTCTGTATGCATATGAGCGAAAGGTTATAAGCCCGCTACTCGGTGCAAACTGGGAGCAATGGTTAGATTCACAATGTAAAAATGCCAAGTTTCATAGTCAATTTTCAGGCGTGCTAAATAACTTAGCCTATTCACCTGAAGTTGATTTAGAACCACAACAACTCATTGCTTTTAAACAACAAGTCGCGCACTGGATAGCTAATCATAGAGGTATGTATGATTGA
- a CDS encoding fatty acid desaturase, whose translation MNTNTIKGQMPTTAIEDLKELASRAEFKKLLYVPSLNWVLIISCLLSLMAWLYLSNEWLAGNLSAWWLTLLSTYTFFIFILTVHEASHLVLSRNRWVNDILGTLLTVIPYPQLPIVQFRHQHLTHHRDTCGVEDPDDYLYQGAWLTRMLKVFTHDFYWCYWSFSNRDSASRSTTVINLFSMTIYISVLVLGFTSAYWYEFLMLYVIPQRIGFFVAILMFAYVQHPPEKCSVKEQSPFMTTAIMRGFDSPFAKVYFGQNRHLIHHLYPNMPIYRNWQAWQLGKDIFERQNLANIGIDAEKFTQLNAQNQEQHKQAKHNQEQQSHLYVTIANIEQVAQGINCYTFEPSENGQNLPEFEPGAHIDVEVKDGLVRQYSLCNDYQQNDCYQIAVQCEENGRGGSKLLHEMFKVGQVVKISKPRNLFALKPASNVLLFAGGIGITPMLAMAWKLHHQGTPFELHYCFANTDKWAFKQQWSTMPFANNINVYIDEDNNSAALNAEQLLSSDASANVYVCGPEGFMNYIENSAKKVGLAKEQFNKESFSGAEQGDVNSNKEFTLKVTGHKQEFLVPKDKSIIQVLKENNIFVPMSCENGVCGTCKCKVKSGEVEHKDLVLNEREHFEKKLFTPCVTRAKTDVLEISL comes from the coding sequence ATGAATACAAACACCATAAAAGGGCAGATGCCAACAACAGCCATTGAAGATTTAAAAGAACTGGCCTCAAGAGCTGAATTTAAAAAACTGCTTTATGTGCCTTCTTTAAATTGGGTTTTAATAATAAGCTGCTTGTTAAGTTTAATGGCTTGGCTGTATCTTTCTAATGAATGGTTAGCGGGCAATTTATCGGCGTGGTGGTTAACGTTATTAAGTACTTACACCTTTTTTATCTTTATATTAACCGTTCATGAAGCCTCTCATTTAGTACTGTCAAGAAACCGATGGGTAAATGATATTCTAGGTACGTTGCTTACGGTTATACCGTATCCGCAATTACCTATCGTGCAATTTAGACATCAACATCTTACTCATCATCGCGACACGTGCGGTGTGGAAGACCCTGATGATTACTTATATCAAGGTGCTTGGCTTACAAGGATGTTAAAAGTATTTACTCATGATTTTTACTGGTGTTATTGGAGCTTTTCTAATCGTGACTCTGCATCCAGAAGCACCACTGTGATAAATCTATTTTCTATGACAATTTATATTTCTGTACTTGTGCTAGGTTTTACTTCAGCTTATTGGTATGAGTTTTTGATGTTGTATGTTATTCCGCAGCGTATTGGTTTTTTTGTGGCTATTTTAATGTTTGCCTATGTTCAGCACCCACCTGAAAAGTGCAGTGTAAAAGAGCAAAGCCCTTTTATGACTACAGCGATAATGCGTGGCTTTGACAGTCCTTTTGCGAAAGTTTACTTTGGTCAGAACAGACATCTAATCCACCATTTATACCCTAACATGCCGATATATCGAAATTGGCAAGCGTGGCAACTAGGTAAAGATATATTCGAACGCCAAAACCTAGCAAATATAGGCATTGATGCTGAAAAATTTACTCAATTAAATGCGCAAAACCAGGAGCAACATAAACAAGCTAAGCATAATCAAGAGCAGCAATCACACTTATATGTAACCATTGCTAATATTGAACAAGTTGCCCAAGGCATTAACTGTTATACATTTGAACCTAGCGAAAATGGACAAAATTTACCTGAGTTTGAACCCGGCGCACATATCGACGTTGAAGTAAAAGATGGCCTTGTTCGTCAGTATTCACTTTGTAATGATTATCAACAAAATGATTGTTATCAAATAGCGGTGCAATGTGAAGAAAATGGCCGTGGCGGTTCAAAATTATTGCATGAAATGTTTAAGGTGGGACAAGTGGTTAAAATTAGTAAGCCACGGAATTTATTTGCGCTAAAGCCAGCCTCAAACGTATTACTGTTTGCTGGCGGTATAGGTATTACCCCTATGTTAGCAATGGCTTGGAAGTTACATCATCAAGGCACACCATTTGAGTTACATTATTGTTTTGCCAATACTGATAAATGGGCATTTAAACAACAGTGGAGCACAATGCCATTTGCCAACAACATTAATGTTTATATTGATGAGGATAACAACAGTGCAGCGTTAAATGCCGAACAATTATTATCAAGTGATGCCTCTGCGAATGTTTATGTATGTGGTCCAGAAGGCTTTATGAATTATATTGAAAATAGTGCTAAAAAAGTTGGTTTGGCCAAAGAGCAGTTTAATAAAGAAAGCTTTAGTGGTGCAGAGCAGGGTGATGTTAATTCAAACAAAGAATTTACCTTAAAAGTTACCGGGCATAAGCAAGAGTTTTTAGTCCCTAAAGACAAGTCGATTATTCAAGTGCTTAAAGAAAATAATATATTTGTGCCTATGTCTTGTGAAAATGGCGTGTGTGGAACATGCAAATGTAAAGTGAAATCAGGCGAAGTAGAGCATAAAGATTTGGTTTTAAATGAGAGAGAGCATTTTGAGAAAAAGTTATTTACGCCTTGTGTAACTAGGGCTAAAACAGACGTATTAGAAATTAGTCTTTAA
- a CDS encoding LysR family transcriptional regulator has product MDNSTEKQLNRIDLNLLIALSVLLKEKNVSKAAEVLFLTQSAMSKTLKRLRDLFNDELLFRSANKMHITIKGEQLQKQLPTLLASLNSFMQEDKFDPITCDMSFSVSVPAAMNHSVLLPLLQILAEQAPKIRITEHPALVDPYNMLENNDIDFAIHFADNNDANFTVTPCEKFSLAIFSGKHHPLLCESKGEVKKNISYEDCLQYNFIAMNHGDNTQTKITSTIHAILNEPKYIEKLVFKSNQLLLITELLATTDSLYIGPEHLLRVSNLSNTIAPVHTFDLADDNKVPTYLIEHKRVTNSLAHQWLKQKILEQFN; this is encoded by the coding sequence ATGGATAATTCAACCGAAAAACAACTCAATCGCATTGATCTTAATTTGTTGATCGCGTTAAGCGTGCTATTAAAAGAAAAGAATGTCAGTAAAGCGGCAGAGGTGCTGTTTTTAACACAATCTGCAATGAGTAAAACCCTAAAGCGCTTACGAGATTTATTTAATGATGAACTGCTATTTCGCTCAGCAAATAAAATGCATATAACGATTAAGGGCGAGCAATTACAAAAACAGCTTCCAACTTTACTCGCCTCATTAAATAGCTTTATGCAGGAGGATAAATTTGATCCTATTACTTGTGACATGTCTTTCTCGGTATCTGTACCTGCAGCAATGAACCACTCAGTGTTATTACCATTACTACAAATATTGGCTGAACAAGCACCTAAAATAAGAATTACCGAGCACCCCGCTCTTGTTGATCCTTATAACATGTTAGAAAACAATGATATTGATTTTGCTATCCACTTTGCTGATAACAATGATGCAAATTTTACCGTAACACCTTGTGAAAAATTTTCTTTAGCGATATTTTCCGGTAAGCATCATCCACTTTTATGCGAAAGCAAAGGTGAGGTTAAGAAAAACATCAGCTATGAAGATTGTTTACAATATAATTTTATTGCGATGAATCATGGTGACAACACGCAAACTAAGATCACTTCGACCATCCATGCAATATTAAATGAGCCCAAATACATAGAAAAGTTAGTATTTAAAAGTAATCAATTGCTGTTAATAACAGAACTGCTGGCAACAACTGATTCTTTGTATATTGGCCCAGAACATTTATTAAGGGTTTCGAATTTAAGTAATACAATTGCGCCAGTTCATACGTTTGATTTGGCTGATGATAATAAGGTCCCCACTTATTTAATCGAACATAAGCGGGTAACCAATAGTTTGGCTCATCAATGGTTAAAACAGAAGATACTTGAGCAGTTCAATTGA
- a CDS encoding DUF58 domain-containing protein, whose translation MKATNTTAALHDDPDIYTSLDALRRLQFKAQGFSFTPKQPVNSILAGKNASKLRGRGLNFEEMRQYHIGDDIRTMDWKVTIRTGKPHVKVYTEERERNVLLLVDQRQSMFFGSKGKMKSVIAAEIAALIAWKVIDSTDRVGGVIFNDNNAVSMGPKRSRNQVIQLMAEITRQNHLLKSGEVGKEHHLSLEHMLEQVTRIVGHDALVIFITDGYGWNQKCSEYIKTLSQHNEIIFCHVSDPLEHQLATMSQMVISDGDMQIEVSSKTPQLQQKFQQDVIEKLDLFAKVASKYRIPVLPFDTLTATEKQLRKALGL comes from the coding sequence ATGAAAGCTACTAATACAACTGCTGCATTACATGACGATCCCGATATATATACCAGTTTGGATGCACTGCGACGCCTGCAATTTAAAGCACAAGGGTTTTCGTTTACACCAAAGCAACCTGTTAATAGCATCCTTGCGGGTAAAAATGCCTCAAAATTACGTGGTCGCGGTCTAAACTTTGAAGAAATGCGCCAATACCATATTGGTGACGATATTCGCACCATGGATTGGAAGGTAACAATTCGCACCGGTAAACCGCACGTAAAGGTTTATACCGAAGAGCGTGAACGTAATGTCTTGCTATTGGTGGACCAAAGACAAAGTATGTTCTTTGGCAGTAAAGGTAAAATGAAGTCTGTTATTGCTGCTGAAATTGCCGCACTGATTGCTTGGAAAGTCATTGATAGTACCGATAGAGTGGGTGGCGTAATTTTTAATGACAACAATGCTGTAAGCATGGGACCAAAGCGAAGCAGAAACCAGGTTATCCAATTAATGGCTGAAATTACCCGTCAAAATCATCTACTTAAAAGTGGTGAAGTTGGTAAAGAACATCACTTATCACTTGAGCATATGCTTGAACAAGTAACACGCATTGTTGGCCATGACGCCTTGGTTATTTTTATAACTGATGGCTATGGTTGGAACCAAAAATGCAGTGAATACATTAAAACACTGAGCCAACACAATGAAATCATTTTTTGTCATGTAAGCGATCCTCTTGAGCATCAATTGGCAACTATGTCACAAATGGTGATAAGTGATGGTGACATGCAAATTGAGGTGTCGTCAAAAACGCCACAATTACAGCAAAAATTTCAACAAGATGTGATCGAAAAATTAGATTTGTTTGCCAAAGTTGCCAGTAAGTATCGAATTCCTGTATTGCCCTTTGACACCTTAACTGCAACTGAAAAGCAACTGCGAAAAGCACTTGGCTTATAA